The Salminus brasiliensis chromosome 22, fSalBra1.hap2, whole genome shotgun sequence genomic interval tgatatacactgaggaggaggagctacagtctgtcattagggtgaatattaataatgttctaaatgtaggtattgtgatatacactgaggaggcggagctacagtctctcattagggtgaatattaataacgctctaaatgtaggtattgtgatatacactgaggaggcggagctacagtctctcattagggtgaatatatattaataacgctctaaatgtaggtattgtgatatacactgaggaagaggagctacagtctcattagagtgaatattaataacgctctaaatgtaggtattgtgatatacactgaggaggaggagctacagtctctcattagggtgaatattaataacgctctaaatgtaggtattgtgatatacactgaggaggaggagctacagtctctcattagggtgaatatatattaataaagctctaaatgtaggtattgtgatatacactgaggaagaggagctacagtctctcattagggtgaatattaataacgctctaaatgtaggtattgtgatatacactgaggaggcggagctacagtctctcattagggtgaatatatattaataacgctctaaatgtaggtattgtgatatacactgaggaggcggagctacagtctctcattagggtgaatatatattaataaagctctaactgtaggtattgtgatatacactgaggaggaggagctacagtctctcattagggtgaatatatattaataaagctctaaatgtaCGTTCTCCTGTCCTTTCACTCCAGCCCAGCAGGGTTTTTCGGTGTACAAGTCGGTGCCGTACGGCTCGGTGAACGACACGTTGCCCTATCTGGTACGGAGGGCTCAGGAGAACCGCACTGTGCTGCAGGGCATCCGCAAAGAGAGAGACCTGCTGCGCCAGGAGCTCCGCCGCAGAGTCCGGGAGAAGATCACTGGCACCAAGTAGACCTTCATTACAGCGCCAGTTAGATCAGATTCACACCACACATgtaggctaacgtagctaacgaGTGATGCCACGGGTCCAAACCATCACTCTCCTCAGACTGTGCGGAAGGGTTCAGTAATCTCTGATAGATTTGATTATGGCTTAATGACTCAGTTATAGAATAAGATAATATTGCTGTTAGTGCTTGTAGCTATGCAGCATATTTAAGCAGTTGTTGCTTtagttgttagctacattagtaaCTACATAAAGGGAATGAGGAAGGAGGAAATTAGAGGAAAATTATGATTTTAGCACTTGGCTGTCAAACTATTAATATTAAAGTGATAACATAAATGTACCACAGTGGAAATCACTGGATTTGTCAAGAACCAGAACCAGATTAGTAGTCACCAGGGGCTTGATTAAGCTTAACTGACATTTAAAAAACTGGTGAATAGATGGAGGAGAAATCCTCCCCTCTGTTTCTGATTACAGTATGTCAAAAGTTACCAAAAAGCTTTGTGTTTTAAACTTCTGCCTTATTTTCATAAAATTTTAGATTTTTATCTTGAAATAGTGACTTATGTATAAAAGTAATGTCTTATTTTCATAAAATTCTAgatttttatcttaaaatagTGACTTATGTAAAAAAGTAATGTCTTATTTTCATAAAATTCTAGATTTTTATCTTGAAATTGTGACTTATGTATAAAAGTAATCTTATTTCTTATACAATTCTAgatttttatcttaaaatagTGACTTATGTATAAAAGTAATCTTATTTCTTATACAATTCTAGATTTTTATCTTGAAATAGTGACTTATGTAAAAAAAGTAATGTCTTACTTTCATAAAATTCtagatttttattttgaaatagtGACTTATGTAAAAAAGTAATGTCTTACTTTCATAAAATTCTAGATTTTTATCTTGAAATAGTGACTTATGCAAAAAAGTAATGTCTTATTTTCATAAAATTCTAGATTTTAACTTGAAATAGTGACTTATGTATAAAAGTAATCTTATTTCTTATACAATTCTAGATTTTTATCTTGAAATAGTGACTTATGTAAAAAAAGTATCTTATTTTCATAAAATTCtagatttttattttgaaatagtGACTTATGTAAAAAAGTAATGTCTTACTTTCATAAAATTATAGATTTTTATCTTGAAATAGGGACTTATGTAAAAAAGTAATGTCTTACTTTCATAAAATTCTAGATTTGTATTTTGAAATTTTAGTTGAGtacaatgaaacaatgaataattTAGTTTAATCCAATTTAACTCaatatgtaaaataatcatttattataaacatttagtgtcttaaataaatatgtaaaatgaatATTGAATTAGTTTCTAATCCGGCACCTTATCGAATGTCTTACTGCTAGTGAATCTgaatctgtttgtgtgtttgggttCTGTATTGTGATGGAAATGGAAATTGTCcctaatctaaaaataaaacaatgtaactATTTAATTGGATGATCAACGTAAACAAGTTTTACTTGTTTAATTTGACAGAGTAATAAAAGCACAGTGTTTTTAATATCCTCAGAAGCACCAATTCATTAAGAGCGAATAGTGTTTAACAATGAATAGTATTTCCAAATAGTTCAAAAGCAATAATGGGTAGATATGTAAAGTTGAGAAACCttggtgtttttttgtgcttttctaAAGTCTCTTAAAACCAGTAAATAACTGGAAACAGAGCACACAGGTATTCAACTGCAGTGCCAAAAGGGAGAcagaaatactgaagcagaattGTAATAAAATTAGTATATTTGTTAGTTAAGGTCAAACTAAAAAGACAGGAAATGATTATTAGTGTCAATCACATGTTCATAAAATATCAGAGCTGAGAACGCCATATATTACCATTATTTACCCACAGTAAACAGAATATGATTCAATTACAAGCTCTTTTTTACTTTAAGGCAAGTAAACAATTTAAGAGAGTGtattttttatacttttatttgaGCAAAATTGATATAAACCAAAAATCCAGCTGTTACTAAACTATTATAGAACTTTATAATGGAATGGGACTTTGGTGCAGACTTTACTTACTGTATAAAATAatggtttatttaatttaaaaaatgactcaatttaaaatatatgtaaataaattcgttttagtttaattatttattttgtaaaaatgtgttttgtttctTAAAAATAGGAGAATAAATAAGTTACTGAATTGAgataaagtcattattttgagattttCTGAGATAAAAGGTTAAAATTGTGACATACTGCTGCCAGAACCAGAGGGGTTCTCCCCTTCACGTGACAGAAAAAGGGCTTCCATAGAAAACACATGAGGACTACGAGTGAATGTGAAACTCACAGTGTGATGTCATCCGAAACGCATCATATGCTTCACTGTGAGTGACTGAGGCTGCAGAAATGCTGCAGACCATCATGTGATCCATGGTGTCTCtcgtcctgtcctgtcctgtcctgtcctgtgtgtgtgtgtgtgtgttttttttctgtcctttaTAAAAAGCACAAttcaatcaaataaaaaatacctCAGCTTTTAGTAAGTGTGATCTGACAGCGTCTTTGTTTACGTAAcacttcttttctcttctttccaCTTTTACACCAAAAGGAGTGAGAGATAGGATGGAGGCCTGGAGTCATTATCACCTGCTCTTTAATGACCCTCCACCCCCCTGCCCCATTACCATTGCCCACAGCAGCACCCACTCTTGAGCAAATGGGCCTGAACTCAGCAGAGAGGCAGATTTAGCAGTGAAAAGCTTTCAGGTAGGGAACTGTGAAATGGCACCGTGAGAACTGTGTGAATTGTCTCTTAGATGAAGTCAGTTGTTACTTCTCCTTTTCTTACATTTCAAGAGTCAGAATGACACTGCGATTCACCAGGTTTCAATTTCCCATCTATTTCACTTTCACATGTGCTTGATGTGTGGTTGACAGGCTGAACTGGGTAATAAAagataatactactactaataataataaaaattaactgcagataaatgtataatatatactgtGACTTCACAGGTTAGTAGCAAACTGAGAATCGGACAATTCCCAGATGTTCCCAAAGGAAAAACGCTTTAAACCATCAACAATTATTTTTCAAAATTGGTGAAAATAACTTCATATACATTCAATAATTCTATATAGAGTACATTACATTACGTTACATACAGTTCAACATTTGTTCTAGTTCCCAGCATGCTTTAAATATTAGGCACGACTCTATGAGTACTTTTTAATATGCTGTATACAGTGTTTAggaattatccagtatgaattttgaCATATACAACAATCaaaagccataacattagcaccacctgcctaatgttgtgtaggtcccctttgtgccgccacagcagatctgaccattcgaggcatggactccacaagacccctgaagaTGCCCTGTGTTATCTGGCACCACCAAGGTTAAGGACCTCcctgagcatcagtgagcctaaTGTGCCCATGACTCTTTCGCTCTctcggttcactggttgttctttcttggagcGTGTATGGTAGGAACTGATCACTGCAGACCAGCAAAACCCCACAACAGCTGCCTGAtattctggagatgttctgacccagtcagtcaTTGTCTAGACCAATTTTTCTGGCTtcaccaccttcatcaccttcaagaactgcctgttcactcgctgcctaatataccTAACCCTTCACTGGAGACACTGTAGATGAATATAACCAGCTCTCCCCACtcgtcagtggtgctaatgttatggctgaatgtAGAAGTTGTCGACAGTGTGTAATGActatatgaatatgaaaagGCACTGAGTCCGGAATCATAAACTTATCATAAACAATTAAAACAACACACTTTATTAATTAACGTCATTATACAGATATATTGAATACATGAAAAAATATACACTGCATTGTAAAAACTCTCACTTTAGCCATAATTAATGCTAAAACGGATCCTTAACGAATCCCCAAAAAGTTTAAGGCTAGAAAATGTGGTCCAGTAGGATCTTAAATAGATGTGCGTTTCACAATCGGAAGTCATAACTGCTTTACGAAGCTGCCGTTCTTTAACAGCTTAAAAAGATCTTATTCAATATCTTCTATATCCCTCTTCAGAATGCGGCCCTTCCTCCCAGGTCCAGGTAGGACCCTTGGCTGTGAGGGTGCACATGCTGGGGCTGCCGGTAAATGTGCCTGAGTGGTAAATGAAAGGAGGCCCGGGGGTCCTGGCACAGGCGGAGGGGGTAGGACGGAAAGGGGTTGTAACGGGCGGGGGGAGCTGAAGAGGAAAGGGCGTGATCCAGAGGAGGGAGAAGGGAAGGGTGCAGTACCACGTCAGGCAGGTAGGGGGCAGCCGGATTCATCTGGGAAAAAGACCCTACCTCAGACGGCGCCATTGGAGGGTACGCGTTCGTAGAGGCAGCATATTGAGCATGGGTCGGGCCCGGGGGGATGGGGTGGTTCTGCAGGGCTGAATGCGGAAGGTGGGACGTTGGATGGGAGGCCTGTACGGGCACGAAGGGCTGGGCTGGGATTTGAGAAGGGTTTGCACATTGTGGGGGGAAGGCTGGTAGTGACTGGGGGATAGTGGGCTGGAAATGGACCATGTTTGGAATGGCTGGAACGCCATGGGAGGAGCCAGTAGACGGCATAGCTAGGGTCTGGAAGGGATGGGGACCTGATGGGACGGACGTGGGAAAGGCATAGGACGCGTGGGGGGGTTGAGCTGTGGTTGAAATAGACCCAGGGACTGCCTGTGTGGGCAGAGAAGGATTGGGATTGGCTAATGGGATGGAGAGGGTATGGGTCGGGAGTGCAACTGCAGAGCTGGAAGACGATTGAGAGAAGGAGTCAGGTGTTGCATGTGTTGGGTTTTGGAAAGATGGAGAAGGGTTCAGGTGAGAATTCGAGGAGGGTTGGGTGGTTGTGAAAGAGCAAGCTGCTGGGGTTTGCATGGGTAGAGAATTTGGGGGATTGGGATTGTTGGGCTGTGTCGGGAAAGCAAAGGCCGTGGTGCTGGTGTTTGGATCCGACGGGGTGGGTAAAGGGTTGGGGGCGGATTCCGAGACCGAAAGAAAAGGGAAAGCAGTTGGGATTGGATTCGGATCTGGTGTTCCAACGATAGGATTTGGCTGTGGTATCGGAGGGAAGGGGAAAGCAGTCTGGGGTACGACTTGGTTTGGGGGTGTAGTGGGATCAGTGCCGTTAGAAGACTGCACCGGAGGGAACGGAAAGGCAGTCGGCGTTGCGTTTCGGACAGAAGGCGGCGTATGGACCAAGCCTCCGTCAACAGCTTGGTTCTGCGCCGAGTCTAAGGACAGTCCGGAGGCACAGCTGTTGATAGACTGGCATGGAGGTGGAGGAAGCGACTGGAAGGGAGGATTCGTAGGTGTGTGAGGGCTTAGGTTGTCTTGGGTTGGATGGACAGAGTGGTAGGAAGAGGGAGGGGGTAACCCAGGAGATGTGGAGGAATGAGAAATGGAGGGGTATGTAGAGCTTGGGGGCGAGGTAGAGGAAGAGGTGATCGGAGAGGAGGAATCCAGGGTGGGATAGTGGGACGATGCTATGGAAGAGTAATCCTGCAGAGAGGACTGGTTGGGATGGGAGGACGGTAGATCAGGTGCCTGAGTGGAGGACACCAAGGAATACAGGGATGAAGGCTGAGGTGGGTGAGATGCAGATGCAATCGGAGGGGCTGTAAACGTGTTGTATGAGGAGAGCGCCATCATTTGGGCAGACCTGTAGATGCCAAAACAATCGAAATGAACAGCTGCTCTTCATAGATTTTCATTGAACACCATTGATTGAACACTCTACTGCACACGTATGCGACTTACCCATGAAGCAACCCATTGTTCACATCGCTCTCTGAACTTGGTTGAGGCTGGTTCTCTCTGGAATCGGGAATCTCCGAGATCTCGGGTATCTGGGTCATATGGGAACCCAGAAATGCTTCTCCAGAGCTGTGCTGTTGGCCAGTCTGCTCTTGGAAAGATGGCACGTCGGAGCAGAAACCGGAATCAGGTAATGGCATTGTGGTGCTCTGCAGTACCAGAGGCTGTGGTAGGACCTCGGTGGAATCACACGGGTCACACGACTctgaggaaaagacagaaaaacgACGAGTTAAAGGATCAGTCTGAGTTAGGAGGGTATTGATCAAGGATTAGTTCTGGTTGGACATCATCAGAGTGTGGCTGAAgggccagaaggtaacacagacacaggcaTCCGTCCACTGCTGGAGTAGCTGTCTTTCGGAGGAGCATTGCCTTGTTAGCTTCTAGCCTAGAAAGTTCTATTCTATCGGGAATACTTCTAGacgagttgtgtgtgtgcagtgggtGGATTTTCACGTAGCTGAATGTACGTAGCATTACCTATGTCTAAAGGTTCCTCTTGATGGGAATGTGGGAGTTTCCTCTTCTGCCTGGCTTCTCTTTGTCTGGAAGAAGCAAGGGTAAGGTTTAGAATGGCAGTTTTGGTTCGGCCTGTGATGGTTTACACCTCGAGTGGAACTTACTTTTTGCAGTTCATCCCGTTTTCTCTGAAACCTTTGGCAAAGGGATTGGAATTGATCTTCAGCTCTGTTATCTGAAAGGATACAGAATTTACAATTTAGACTTTACTTCTCCGGTGGCGGTTTTTGAGCAGTTTGGACGTTCCTCGCTCGCTCGACGGGTTTGAGAAGCTGAACGGTCAAGTGTTCCTCACCCTGTTGTTCTGGTACGCTGTAACGGTGATGAACTGGGTCTCAGGGAAGGAGAAGGAATGCTGGGCTCCTCCCCACATCAGCACATCCCTGGCCTCAATCACGTGCACCCGTGGTTGGTACTTGTGCAAGGAATGGAGGATGATCTGAGGAAGAGAAATCAAGTGAGGGAATGAAGCTTTCGGCGCCGATCGAATAGGGAATAGATTCCTAGAGAAACACACTGTCCGTCACTCACATATCCCTGCGTGTCCAGTGTGTTGTTGGTGAGTTTGGCTCGGTGGAAGGATATGGTGCGGTTCTGCCAGTGTTCTCCAGTTGCAGGGGAGTCGGGGTGGATGAAGACTCGGTCTGGGAGCCGGGCCTCAGCCCCACCTACCACCTGCCAGCTGTCGTCTTGGAAACGGTAGCGGGAGGAGTCCACGGGGACGATGTCTAACAGCAGAATGTATCGTAGAGATGGGTTCAAGCCCGACAGTTTCAGCTTCAGCTGGGGAAACATCCGCCTGATggtgag includes:
- the tbx6 gene encoding T-box transcription factor TBX6 yields the protein MLGVEMYPSLALAAQRLGDCYYREREPQAHVPLYPASCDMVARSLPTRMLAPPPPNREPCGKAQDAVKMELENASLWKQFSTVGTEMIITKKGRRMFPQLKLKLSGLNPSLRYILLLDIVPVDSSRYRFQDDSWQVVGGAEARLPDRVFIHPDSPATGEHWQNRTISFHRAKLTNNTLDTQGYIILHSLHKYQPRVHVIEARDVLMWGGAQHSFSFPETQFITVTAYQNNRITELKINSNPFAKGFRENGMNCKKQREARQKRKLPHSHQEEPLDIESCDPCDSTEVLPQPLVLQSTTMPLPDSGFCSDVPSFQEQTGQQHSSGEAFLGSHMTQIPEISEIPDSRENQPQPSSESDVNNGLLHGSAQMMALSSYNTFTAPPIASASHPPQPSSLYSLVSSTQAPDLPSSHPNQSSLQDYSSIASSHYPTLDSSSPITSSSTSPPSSTYPSISHSSTSPGLPPPSSYHSVHPTQDNLSPHTPTNPPFQSLPPPPCQSINSCASGLSLDSAQNQAVDGGLVHTPPSVRNATPTAFPFPPVQSSNGTDPTTPPNQVVPQTAFPFPPIPQPNPIVGTPDPNPIPTAFPFLSVSESAPNPLPTPSDPNTSTTAFAFPTQPNNPNPPNSLPMQTPAACSFTTTQPSSNSHLNPSPSFQNPTHATPDSFSQSSSSSAVALPTHTLSIPLANPNPSLPTQAVPGSISTTAQPPHASYAFPTSVPSGPHPFQTLAMPSTGSSHGVPAIPNMVHFQPTIPQSLPAFPPQCANPSQIPAQPFVPVQASHPTSHLPHSALQNHPIPPGPTHAQYAASTNAYPPMAPSEVGSFSQMNPAAPYLPDVVLHPSLLPPLDHALSSSAPPARYNPFPSYPLRLCQDPRASFHLPLRHIYRQPQHVHPHSQGSYLDLGGRAAF